The Atribacterota bacterium genome contains a region encoding:
- the nadE gene encoding NAD(+) synthase: protein MENWEKETERIASWMREQTKEAGAKGLVFGMSGGIDSSVVAVLAQKTFGQETLGILMPCYSTPQDLEDALEVTNRFSIPHRVVPLEKPFDTILEVLDETKENRDLPVVNLKPRLRMCILYYFANKLNYLVCGSSNRSEITVGYFTKYGDGAVDIAPLAHLTKNEVRSLAKFLGIPERIITKAPSAGLWPGQTDEGEMGIPYEQIDRFITRGSAEEPYLSRIQTMHKRNQHKLHPPLTLLP from the coding sequence ATGGAAAACTGGGAAAAAGAAACTGAGCGAATTGCTTCCTGGATGCGCGAACAAACAAAAGAAGCGGGAGCAAAAGGGCTTGTGTTCGGTATGAGCGGGGGCATCGATTCTTCGGTGGTAGCCGTTTTGGCTCAGAAAACCTTTGGTCAAGAAACCCTCGGTATCCTTATGCCCTGCTATAGCACTCCTCAGGATTTAGAAGACGCTCTGGAAGTAACCAATCGGTTCTCCATTCCCCATCGAGTTGTGCCTCTTGAAAAGCCTTTTGATACGATTTTAGAAGTGCTGGATGAGACAAAAGAAAACCGCGATCTCCCAGTGGTCAATTTAAAGCCACGCCTGCGCATGTGTATCCTCTACTATTTTGCCAATAAACTGAACTACTTAGTATGCGGTTCCTCAAATCGGAGCGAAATCACTGTAGGGTATTTTACTAAATATGGAGATGGTGCAGTGGACATTGCCCCCCTTGCTCATCTTACTAAAAATGAAGTACGGTCCCTGGCAAAGTTCCTTGGGATCCCGGAACGAATCATCACCAAAGCTCCATCAGCTGGCCTCTGGCCAGGACAAACCGATGAGGGGGAAATGGGCATTCCTTATGAACAAATTGACCGCTTCATCACTCGAGGAAGTGCCGAAGAACCATATCTCTCCCGAATCCAGACCATGCATAAAAGGAATCAGCATAAATTGCACCCTCCACTTACGCTTCTTCCCTGA